The Mangrovibacterium diazotrophicum DNA window CACCTTCGCCTACCGATTATCATGAAAACATCAAATACAATATTTACGACCTGACGGATGAGTTGAAGAAGGGCGAAAACGCTCTTGGTGTTGTGGTTGGAAACGGTCGCTACTACGCGACACGTCAGCACTACAAAGGCTATAAAATCAAAAATTTTGGTTTTCCGAAATTGCTGTTCCAGTTAGTGGTGAAATATACCGACGGGACAACTGAATACGTTATTTCGAACAACAGTTGGAAAGGAACAGCTGATGGCCCTATTCGTTCCAACAACGAATACGACGGCGAAGAATACGACGCGCGCAAAGAAATGCCGGGATGGGATACGGTTGGTTTCGATGATAGCAACTGGCTCGAACCGGAATACGTAGAGCAGCCGGATGGAAAATACGAGGCGCAGCTCAATACGAATATGAAAGTGCTAAAGGAAATCAAACCAGTTTCGGTTCGCGAGCAAAGCCCTGGAAAATACATCCTTGACTTGGGACAAAACTTTGCCGGCTGGCTGCACCTGAACGTGAACGGCAATGCCGGAGATACGATTACGATGCGCTTTGGTGAAATTCTGCAAGACGACGGTGAGCTTTTCACCACGAACTTGCGCGATGCACAGGCAACAGCGCAATACATTGTGAGGGGAGCAGGCGTCGAAAGCTGGGAACCTAAATTTGTTTATTACGGATTCCGCTATGTTGAAATTACCGGCTGGCCCGGCAAACCGACAGTCGATGATTTCATCGGGAAAGTGGTTTCGGATGACATGGCGGTTCACGGAACGTTTTCAACATCGAATGCAATGATCAACCAGATTTACCACAACGCATACTGGGGCATTCTCAGCAATTACAAAGGTATGCCGGTTGACTGCCCGCAGCGCAACGAGCGCCAGCCCTGGTTGGGCGACCGAACCGTTGGGTGCTACGGCGAAAATTTCATCTTCGACAATGCCGCTTTGTACCGGAAATGGGTCGATGACATTGCATACTCGCAAAAGCCAGATGGAACCGTCAGCGATGTGGCGCCGGCTTACTGGCGCTACTACAGCGATAACATGAGCTGGTGCGGAACCTTTTTGATGGTTGCCGACATGCTCTACCAACACACGGGCGATACCGAACCAATCATTAAGCATTATGCAGGCATGAAAAAGTGGCTCAGCTACATGGAAGCGCGTTACCTGGAAGATGGCATCATGACCAAAGACAGCTATGGCGACTGGTGCGAACCGCCCGCAACCATTGAAGAAGGGCGGGGTAAAAGTGCTGACCAAAAGTACCCGAGTGCATTAATTTCAACCGCCTATTATTATCATTATTTGGAGCTGATGCAGCGATTCGCAAAACTAAGCGGTAATGAGCAAGATATTGCAGGCTATCAGGAGCAAGCTGGAAAAGTGAAAGATGCCTTTCAAATAACCTTCTACAAAGCAGAACAGAAAGGTTACGGCGATAATAAATTAACCGAAAATATTCTGGCTGTGGCCATGGGCTTGGTTCCGGATTTGAAGAAAGAAGAAGTCGTTGGAACCATCGTGAAAACCATTGAGGAGACCAACAACGGGCACCTGAGCACGGGTGTGATTGGTACGCAGTGGATCATGCGCACACTGACCGAAAACGGCCATGCTGATTGGGCCTGGAAACTGGCAACAAATACCACTTATCCAAGCTGGGGGTACATGGTGGAGAATGGTGCGACAACAATTTGGGAGCTTTGGAACGGCAACACTGCAGCGCCCAAAATGAACTCGTACAACCATGTGATGATGCTGGGCGACTTGCTAATCTGGTTTTACGAAGATCTGGCAGGAATTAAATCCAGCGACCAAGCGGTTGGCTATAAGCAAATAGAGATGAAACCGCAGCTAATTGAAGGACTGGATTCTGTAAATGCCTCATATAAATCGCCTTACGGAACCATTGCCAGCAGTTGGACGAAGACCAAGAAGAAATTTGAGTGGAGCATTTCGGTTCCGGCTAATACAAGCGCTTTGGTGTCTATTCCGGCCTCTTCGCTGAATGACATCAAGGAGAGTGGAAAAGCAATTGCCGGTAATGCTGCTTTCAACGTTGTGAAAACAGAGGATGGCCGTGTTGTACTGGAAGTTGGATCAGGCAGCTACCACTGGACATCAAAATTGTAGTAGAAAGATTTCCTTATTGGCAAAAGGTTGAATTGACCCAGATGAAAATGAAGAAGATAAATATAAAAACGACTTTCACAGCGGGAATACTTTTCCTGCTGACAATTAGTTGTTGCAAAAGCGACCGGACCTGGAGAGAAGGAATCGTCAAAGATGAATTTGTATTTACTTTCCAGGGAGCTCCGTTCCGCTCGCCACATGCGGCAACCATTGCCGAGACCACCGATGGAACTTTGGTTTGTTCGTGGTTTGGCGGAACATACGAGGGACAGCCGGATTGTAGCATTTATGTCACCCGCTTTGTGGACGGACAGTGGACGCCTCCCGAAAATGTGGCTAATGGAATTCTGAATGACTCGACCCGTGTTCCTGCCTGGAATCCGGTATTGTTTCAGGTGCCGAATGGAGAGTTGCAACTGTACTACAAATTGGGTGCACATCCGCGCAGTTGGTGGGGCATGCGCATTGTTTCCAATGATGGCGGAAAGACCTGGTCGACGCCGGAACAGTTGCCGGATGGGATTATAGGGCCAATCAAAAATAAACCGGAGTTAGTAAATGGCAAACTGATATCTCCAACCAGCACCGAAGAAGATGGCTGGCGCGTGTATTTTGAGATTTCGGATGACATGGGCAAAACCTGGCGAAAGACAGCCCCCGTGAATGATGGTCACGAGATCATGGCCATTCAACCCAGTATATTGAAATATGCCGACGGACGTTTGCAGGCATTGTGCCGCAGTAAAAACCGGGCTATTCTGCAAAGCTGGTCAGACGATAGTGGGGAGACCTGGTCGGAAATGACCAAAACAAGCTTGCCGCAGAATAATTCAGGAACCGATGCAGTCACACTCGCTGATGGACGACAGCTATTGGTTTACAACCACGTTTTACCTCCGGGAGACGCGTTTAAAGGCGTCCGGACACCGCTGAATGTAGCCGTTTCCGAAGATGGTGAAAACTGGTCGGCTGCCTTGGTTTTGGAAGACACGCCAGACTCGAAATTCTCGTACCCGGCAGTGATCCAAACCAGTGACGGGCTGGTGCACATTGTTTACACCTGGAACCGGATTAAAATTAAGCACGTTGTTGTTGACCCTGCCCAAATGGTAATAACTCCAATTGTCGATGGTCAATGGCCCGGACAAGTAGCTAACGAACAGTAAAGAGCAACCGCGATTGTGGTTGCATAAAATATTCAAATCAAAATGGAACCAAAATTTTCAATGCCTTTAAGAGGAATTGTGCCACCCTTGGTAACGCCTCTGCTTGATAATGACACTTTGGATGTAGAAGGATTGGAACGCCTGATTGAGCATATCATCGGCGGTGGAGCCGCCGCCTTGTTCTTACTGGGAACAACCGGCGAATTCGCGAGCCTGAGCTACAAAATTCGCGAAGAACTGGTGCAACTCAGCTGCCGTTTTGTGGCTGGCCGCGTGCCGGTGTTGGTCGGAATTTCTGATTCTGCGTTTACCGAAAGTTTGAACCTGGCACACAAAGCAGCGCAATACGGAGCCGACGCGGTCGTGATCACGCCGCCGTATTACTTTTCATCGGGACAACCGGAGTTGCTGGAGTACCTGAAGCGGATCATGAAAGCAATGCCGTTGCCGCTGTTTATCTACAACATGCCGGTGCATACCAAAGTGATGTTTACACCGGAAACTGTTCGGGCAGCAGCAGAAATTCCCGGAATTATCGGTATGAAAGACAGCTCGGCCAACCTGGCATATTTCAACCAGGTGCAGTACCTGTTAAAAGATCGTCCTGATTTTACCTTCATGGTTGGGCCGGAAGAAATAACCGCTGAGTTTGTGATGATGGGCGGCCACGGTGGCGTGAATGGCGGTGCCAATATGTTCCCGAAATTGTATGTCGATTTGTACAAGGCAGCTGCAGCGCACGACATGCCGAAAGTGCTGGAGCTGCGCGACAAAGCAATGCAGATCAGCACGACCATTTACAATGTTGGGAAATATGGTTCGAGCTACCTGAAAGGACTGAAATGCGCCCTCTCCGTAATGGGGATCTGCAGTGATTTTATGGCCGAACCTTTTCACCGATTTAATGAACCTGAACGAAAAATAATAGAAGCAGCACTGGAAAAACTCGATTATAAGTCCCTTCTTTGAACCTTTCAAACCAAAAACCTCAAACCTAAACTGAAATAAAATCAATTTGAAATGGACAAGTTGGATGTCGCTATTTTTATTGCTTATCTATTGGGAATCGTTGTGTTCGGAAGTTCTTTTTATCGAAAGAACAAGTCGGCAGAAGCGTTTACCCTTGGAAATCAACGAATCCCGACCTGGGTCATTTCGCTTTCAATTTTTGCCACATTTGTCAGCAGCATCAGCTACCTCGCGCTTCCGGGGCAAGCCTATCTGACAAATTGGAATGCGTTTGCATTCAGCTTGTCTATTCCGTTTGCCTCGTACATGGCCGTTCGGTTTTTTGTGCCGTTGTACCGTTCGGTTAACAGCCCTTCAGCCTACACGTACCTGGAAAATCGTTTTGGTCCCTGGGCCAAGATTTACGTGTCGGTGATGTATTTGCTGACCCAACTGATGCGAGCCGGAACGATTCTTTTTTTGCTCGCGTTGTTGATGAATACGCTGCTGGATTGGGATATCGCGACAATTATTATCATCACCGGCTTCAGCGTGATGCTTTATTCGCTTTTGGGCGGTATTCAGGCAGTGGTCTGGACGGATGCCATTCAGGCGATTATCTTAATTGTCGGTGCGCTGCTGTGTATGGGAACGATCGTGTTTAAGATGCCGGAAGGAGTGGGGCAGATATTTGATATCGCCGCTGCCAGTCACAAATTCAGTTTGGGAAGTTTTAGCACCGAACTAACCAGCTCTACTTTTTGGGTCGTGCTGATTTACGGGATCTTCATCAACCTGCAGAACTACGGAATTGACCAAAACTACATTCAGCGTTACATGACTTCGGAGTCGGAGAAAGAAGCAAAGAAATCAGCCTGGGTGGGTGGTTTGCTTTATGTGCCGGTTTCGGCCGTGTTTTTATTCATAGGAACGGCGCTTTTCGCGTTTTACAAGGCGAACGCCGGTTTGTTGCCCGAAGGCACGCAGGCCGATAAAGTGTTCCCCTGGTTTATCGCCCACCAGCTGCCGGTTGGCTTCACCGGTTTCCTGATAGCTTCGGTTTTTGCGGCCGGAATGAGTACAATTTCAACCAGTATCAATAGTTCTGCAACGGTTATCCTGACCGACTTTTTCAAAATTTCGGCAGAGAATCCGGAAAGTGGTAAAAAATCAATGCGGATTTTATACACCGCTTCTTTTCTTTTCAGCGCTTTCAGCATTGGTGTTGCTATTGCCATGATCAATGTTCAAAGTGCGTTGGATGCCTGGTGGAAACTGGCGTCAATATTTAGCGGGGGAATGCTGGGGCTTTTCCTGTTGGGCTATCTATCCCGGAAAATCAACAGCTCGGCAGCCATCATCGGTGTTGTCGCCGGAGTGTTGGTCATTGGCTGGATGAGCCTTTCGCCGATCTGGTTTCCGCAGTGGGGGCTGGAAGCTTACGCCAGTCCGTTTCATAGCTACCTGTCTATTGTATTTGGGACCGTAGCCATCTTCATCGTTGGTTTTCTATTGGGGCACCTTCTTCATCGTACTTTTGGCCGAAAACAAGCTGAATAATTGACATAGACAGATTGGCTGAGCTTCCGTTTATTATTTAATCCGCAATATTGAAGAATACAAAGGATGTCGGCGGGTTCAATTGCGTTCAAGTTCGCTATCTTGTCCTGTGTATACGATCGAAGATCGAATGCAAAAACATACTTCAAGTGGTTTCAACCTTATTTTGACTTTTAGAAATGGTTTTAGATTACGACAAAAGTGAATCACTCCAAAATGATTGCACGGTCGACGAGTTTAAATACCTGAATTTGCTCGCCGAGAAATTTCCAACTGTTCAGTCTGTCTGTACTGAGATTATTAACCTCGAATCAATTTTAAATCTTCCGAAAGGAACCGAGCACTTCCTCACCGACATCCATGGCGCTTACGAGACGTTTAGCCATGTGCTGAGGAATGCATCCGGAATGGTTCGCAAGAAGATTGACGCTGTCTACCAGTACTCGATGGACGAAAAGACAAAGCGGCAATTGGCAACGCTCATCTACTATCCGGAAGAAAAATTGGAGATCATAGCACGAGAAGAAGAAGATCTGGAGAGCTGGTATTCCGTGACCATCCGACGGTTGATTGAAGTTGCGAAAGTCTCGGCAGACAAGTATACGCGCTCCAAGATTCGTAAGGCCATGCCGGATGACTTTGCCTATATCATTGATGAATTGCTGAATGAGCACGGCGCTAAAAAAGAGCAGTATTACAATAGCATCATCAAGTCGATTATCGAGGTAGACCGGGCGAACTATTTCATTGTCGCTATCAGCAAATTCATTCAGCGCCTGTTGATCGACCGGCTGCATATTATCGGCGATATTTTCGATCGAGGCCCCTATGCAGATAAAGTGATGGACGCTATTCACAACCACCACTCGGTAGATATTCAATGGGGAAATCACGATATTTTTTGGATGGCTGCGGCGACAGGTATTCGTGCCAGCATTGCCGGTGTTATCCGGATCAGCGCTCGCTACGACAACCTCGACACCCTGGAAGACGCTTACGGAATTAACCTGCTGCCTCTGGCGACCTTTGCGATGAAAGCCTACGCCGGAGATCCCTGCGAAGCGTTTATTCCGGTCAATACACCGCCCGAAAATGTTGGATCGACCCGTACCAAGTTAACGAGTAAGATGCACAAGGCAGTCATGATTCTGGAGATGAAACTTGCCGGGGAAATCATTCGCCGAAGTCCGGAAATGAACATGGACGACCGTCTCCTATTGGATAAAATTGACTACGCCAAAGGAACGATTACAATCGACGGGCGTGAGCTTGTGTTAACCGACACTAATTTTCCGACCATTGATCCGAAAAATCCATATGAACTGACGTCGGAAGAAAAAGATCTGGCTGAAAAACTCCGGTTCTCGTTTTTAAATAGTGAACGTTTGCAGCGACATGTTAAAACACTGTTTTCGAAGGGAAGTACATTCCTAACATACAATTCCAATTTGTTATATCACGGATGCATTCCGTTGGATGATAACGGTGATTTTAAGGAAGTTACTATTCATGGTAAGAAATACAAAGGAAAAGCTTTGTGCGAGCAATTTGATTTGATTTCGCGTCGGGCTTATTACAATCGCGACCGGCAGGACAAACGAAGCCGCGACCGCGATTACATGTGGTACCTTTGGTCGGGCGCCGATTCGCCCTTATTTGGTAAAAAGAAAATGGCCACTTTCGAACGCTACTTTTTGGATGACAAAGAGGTTCAGCGCGAGGAGAGCAATATGTACTATAAACTGCGCGATGACCAGGAAACCTGTAAACGTATTTTGGAAGAGTTTGGACTCGACCCCGAGAAGTCGCACATCGTCAATGGGCACGTTCCGGTGAAAGTCGCAAAAGGTGAGAGCCCGGTTAAAGCTGGCGGAAAGCTTTTTGTGATTGACGGTGGCATGTCGAAGCCCTACCAGAAGGTGACGGGTATTGCCGGATATACCTTGATTTACGATTCTTACAGCTTGATTTTGGCTGAACATGCACCCTTCGAATCGCGGAGAAACGCCATTCAGGAGGAAGTTGACATTGTTTCGACCCGTAGTATGATCGAACGCGCAACCGATCGAATCCTGGTTGGTGATACCGACACCGGTGTCCAAATCAAAGGACAGATTGAGGATTTGAACCGGCTTTTGGAGGCCTACCGAAAAGGAACCGTGAAAGTGAAAAGCGCGGAGTAAACGGCTAAGTTTTCACCAAAGGGACAAAGGAACGGTTAACTCTTCGGCATTGTAAACCGAAAGGTTGAACCTTTACCTAAGGTGGAATCCAGCGTGATTTTTCCGCCCATTTGCTCCGCCAGTTTTTTCGAGATAGCCAGACCCAGTCCGGCTCCTCCATAAGCCCTTGTCGACGAATCATCTTCCTGGCGGAAACGCTCAAAGATATTTTGCTGCTTGTCGGGGCTGATGCCGATACCGGTGTCCGAAACAAAAAAGGTGACCTGCGAAGCGTCTGAGTTCTCGATTCCAAACCGTATTTCACCCCGATCAGTGAACTTGACTGCGTTGCTCAGTAAGTTGCTTAAAATCTGTGTGAACCGTATTTTATCTGCGTAAATTTCTGCTGATTTGTTATCGCAGCTTTGAACAAGCTTGATAGCGTTTTTATTCTGCTTTTGCAATTGTTGCTGAGTGATCAGAAGCTGATCCTGTACAATCGGGCAGCAGTCGAAAAGTTCCTGGTTGATCTTCAACTGACCGGTCTCAATTTTTGAAATATCGAGAATGTCGTTGATCAGCTGGAGCAGGTTTTCGCTGCTTTGATTCAGGATTGAAGCAAACTCTTTTTTTTCCTCCTGGCTTAAATCTTCGTCGTCCACAAGTAAGTTCGAGAATCCCATAATTGTGTTCAGCGGAGTGCGTATTTCGTGGCTCATGTTGGCCAAGAAGGCTGATTTTAGGCGGTCACTTTCTTCTGCTTTTTCTTTTGCCGCCTGCAAATCTGAGATGATTTTTTTCTTTTCGGTGATGTCTTCCTTCACAGCAACCAAGTGGGTAATTTTACCTTTTTCATCAACGATTGAAGAAATCAGCGCGCTTTCCCAAAATAAGTCGCCGTTCTTGCGCCTATTCAGAAATTCGCCTTGCCATTCTTCGCCTTTTAAAATTGTTTCCCAGAGTTTTTTATAGAACTCGTTCGAATGAACACCCGATTTCAGAAACGATGGATTTTCCCCAATAACTTCGTCTAAGGAGTATCCCGAAACCTCCGTAAATTTGGGATTCGCATAAATAATTTTACCCACGTCGTCGGTGATGATAATGCTAACCGGACTTTGGTCGGTGGCTTTACCGAACAGTTGCAAGCGCCTTTCTGCTTGTTTCCGATCGGTAAAATCCTGATAGATTACCAAATTGAGCATTTCACTATCCCAGAAGATTGTTTTCCGTTTGACGATCAGGTTTTTGATCTTGCCAGACTTGGTTATGATCTCCGTTTCGTAATCGGGCTCCTCCGGCAATCCTTTTTTACGGTTTGCTTTTCGTCTTTCATGTTCTTTGAAACTTTCCTCCGAATAGCGTTGGGATGATGGTGTCTTGTGAAACTCATCCAAATTGCGATAGCCGTACAGATTTAGAAAAGCGGCGTTTGTATACAGGGTTTTTCCGCTGTTGGAGACGATTCGCATACCCAAAGGTGAATCATCCATGGTACGGCGGAAGTTCTCGTGTGATTGGATAAGCTCGTTCTCAGCACGTTTCCGTTCATTGATGTTAATGACAGTTCCTATGTAGCCGAATAGTTTTTTGTTGGGATCATACTCGGGAACAGCTACGCCCAAGACCCAGTTGATGGTACCGTCTGGCTTTACAAAACGATATTCAGTTTCTGAAAGCACCTTGTTTTTAGAGGCAATCTCCCAGTTGTCCGCAATGGCTTTGCGATCTTCCGGGTGAACTGCCGACAACCACCCGTCGCCCAACGCTTGTTCAAATGACAGTCCACTAATTTCCAACCATTTTGGGTTTACATAGGTGGTGTAACCGTCACCCCGGGTCCGAAATATACCAACCGGGGATTTCTCGGTAAGCGTGTGAAAAAGTCGCTCGCTGTCAACCAGTTTTCGCTGAAGGCTCTGCTCGCGGCTTTGATCTTTAAAAACCAGCACAACGCCTGTAACTTTGCCGTTGGTATCCTTAATCAACGAGCTATTATTGGTAATTGGAATTTTTCGCCCATTTTTGGTTTGCAATAGCTTGTTCTTCGAATGTTCGATGGCTTCGCCGCTTACCAAAACCTTTTGAATAGGGCAAATCAATGGATCGCCCGTCTCTGGATCCAATACTTTAAAGATTTCTTCGGCTGATGTGCCAACACATTCCGCCTCGGGCCATCCAGTCAACTCACAAGCTTTAGGGTTGATGAAGGTAACAAGGCCTTTATTATCGGTTGTAATCAAGCCGTCGCCAATGCTGAGTAGAGTTGTCCGGTGGCGGTACTCGTTTTCCTCAAGTTCATCTTCAGCATTCACCCGTTGCGCTTCATTGCGGAAGATCATTCCCATGAACATACAGGCCGCAGGGAAGATCAGCAAAACCGGCAACCAAATATTTTCGATAACATGCCATGCAACTGCTTTGGGTAAAAGCAGCTGGCAGGCCAGCATGGAAACATTCGTGGTCAAACCAAACAAGTAAAAGGTCAGTGCCCGTATATTCTCCGGTTTACCATTGTATGCCCAACGAAAAACAAATCCCCAGGCGACTGATACGATGATCGAAGCCATGCCTGCCCAAAGACCATCGCCGCCAACATACCCCCGGTATGCAAGAGCCATAACCATGGAGATTAATCCGGCTATATGTCCGCCAAACAGGCCGGCCATCGACAACACAATGGACCTGCCGTCGTAGATAATTCCAGAGGAAACTTTCAGCGGGAAGTACATGCCAATAACGGTAATCGATCCAAAAAGCAGGCCCGACAAAACCTGATGTCTTAGCTTGCCGCTATTCTTATGGCGCGAAATAAAGCTGAATAGAACAGTTAAAGTGATCAGCAAGGTCGAGTTTAAAATAAGCTCGGTAATCATTTGATTCAGTATCCTCCTGTTTGTAAAAATAGATTAGAAAATAAACGATCGCAATCACTAAAGTTAAAGGAGACGCAATTTAGCATTAAAAATTGACTGGGTAAAAAATGCTGTACATATACGCCATATTCTTCCAAATTCCGAATATAAAAAACAATGAAAT harbors:
- a CDS encoding PAS domain S-box protein, giving the protein MITELILNSTLLITLTVLFSFISRHKNSGKLRHQVLSGLLFGSITVIGMYFPLKVSSGIIYDGRSIVLSMAGLFGGHIAGLISMVMALAYRGYVGGDGLWAGMASIIVSVAWGFVFRWAYNGKPENIRALTFYLFGLTTNVSMLACQLLLPKAVAWHVIENIWLPVLLIFPAACMFMGMIFRNEAQRVNAEDELEENEYRHRTTLLSIGDGLITTDNKGLVTFINPKACELTGWPEAECVGTSAEEIFKVLDPETGDPLICPIQKVLVSGEAIEHSKNKLLQTKNGRKIPITNNSSLIKDTNGKVTGVVLVFKDQSREQSLQRKLVDSERLFHTLTEKSPVGIFRTRGDGYTTYVNPKWLEISGLSFEQALGDGWLSAVHPEDRKAIADNWEIASKNKVLSETEYRFVKPDGTINWVLGVAVPEYDPNKKLFGYIGTVININERKRAENELIQSHENFRRTMDDSPLGMRIVSNSGKTLYTNAAFLNLYGYRNLDEFHKTPSSQRYSEESFKEHERRKANRKKGLPEEPDYETEIITKSGKIKNLIVKRKTIFWDSEMLNLVIYQDFTDRKQAERRLQLFGKATDQSPVSIIITDDVGKIIYANPKFTEVSGYSLDEVIGENPSFLKSGVHSNEFYKKLWETILKGEEWQGEFLNRRKNGDLFWESALISSIVDEKGKITHLVAVKEDITEKKKIISDLQAAKEKAEESDRLKSAFLANMSHEIRTPLNTIMGFSNLLVDDEDLSQEEKKEFASILNQSSENLLQLINDILDISKIETGQLKINQELFDCCPIVQDQLLITQQQLQKQNKNAIKLVQSCDNKSAEIYADKIRFTQILSNLLSNAVKFTDRGEIRFGIENSDASQVTFFVSDTGIGISPDKQQNIFERFRQEDDSSTRAYGGAGLGLAISKKLAEQMGGKITLDSTLGKGSTFRFTMPKS
- a CDS encoding sialidase family protein yields the protein MKKINIKTTFTAGILFLLTISCCKSDRTWREGIVKDEFVFTFQGAPFRSPHAATIAETTDGTLVCSWFGGTYEGQPDCSIYVTRFVDGQWTPPENVANGILNDSTRVPAWNPVLFQVPNGELQLYYKLGAHPRSWWGMRIVSNDGGKTWSTPEQLPDGIIGPIKNKPELVNGKLISPTSTEEDGWRVYFEISDDMGKTWRKTAPVNDGHEIMAIQPSILKYADGRLQALCRSKNRAILQSWSDDSGETWSEMTKTSLPQNNSGTDAVTLADGRQLLVYNHVLPPGDAFKGVRTPLNVAVSEDGENWSAALVLEDTPDSKFSYPAVIQTSDGLVHIVYTWNRIKIKHVVVDPAQMVITPIVDGQWPGQVANEQ
- a CDS encoding dihydrodipicolinate synthase family protein; its protein translation is MEPKFSMPLRGIVPPLVTPLLDNDTLDVEGLERLIEHIIGGGAAALFLLGTTGEFASLSYKIREELVQLSCRFVAGRVPVLVGISDSAFTESLNLAHKAAQYGADAVVITPPYYFSSGQPELLEYLKRIMKAMPLPLFIYNMPVHTKVMFTPETVRAAAEIPGIIGMKDSSANLAYFNQVQYLLKDRPDFTFMVGPEEITAEFVMMGGHGGVNGGANMFPKLYVDLYKAAAAHDMPKVLELRDKAMQISTTIYNVGKYGSSYLKGLKCALSVMGICSDFMAEPFHRFNEPERKIIEAALEKLDYKSLL
- a CDS encoding sodium:solute symporter, whose protein sequence is MDKLDVAIFIAYLLGIVVFGSSFYRKNKSAEAFTLGNQRIPTWVISLSIFATFVSSISYLALPGQAYLTNWNAFAFSLSIPFASYMAVRFFVPLYRSVNSPSAYTYLENRFGPWAKIYVSVMYLLTQLMRAGTILFLLALLMNTLLDWDIATIIIITGFSVMLYSLLGGIQAVVWTDAIQAIILIVGALLCMGTIVFKMPEGVGQIFDIAAASHKFSLGSFSTELTSSTFWVVLIYGIFINLQNYGIDQNYIQRYMTSESEKEAKKSAWVGGLLYVPVSAVFLFIGTALFAFYKANAGLLPEGTQADKVFPWFIAHQLPVGFTGFLIASVFAAGMSTISTSINSSATVILTDFFKISAENPESGKKSMRILYTASFLFSAFSIGVAIAMINVQSALDAWWKLASIFSGGMLGLFLLGYLSRKINSSAAIIGVVAGVLVIGWMSLSPIWFPQWGLEAYASPFHSYLSIVFGTVAIFIVGFLLGHLLHRTFGRKQAE
- a CDS encoding fructose-1,6-bisphosphatase encodes the protein MVLDYDKSESLQNDCTVDEFKYLNLLAEKFPTVQSVCTEIINLESILNLPKGTEHFLTDIHGAYETFSHVLRNASGMVRKKIDAVYQYSMDEKTKRQLATLIYYPEEKLEIIAREEEDLESWYSVTIRRLIEVAKVSADKYTRSKIRKAMPDDFAYIIDELLNEHGAKKEQYYNSIIKSIIEVDRANYFIVAISKFIQRLLIDRLHIIGDIFDRGPYADKVMDAIHNHHSVDIQWGNHDIFWMAAATGIRASIAGVIRISARYDNLDTLEDAYGINLLPLATFAMKAYAGDPCEAFIPVNTPPENVGSTRTKLTSKMHKAVMILEMKLAGEIIRRSPEMNMDDRLLLDKIDYAKGTITIDGRELVLTDTNFPTIDPKNPYELTSEEKDLAEKLRFSFLNSERLQRHVKTLFSKGSTFLTYNSNLLYHGCIPLDDNGDFKEVTIHGKKYKGKALCEQFDLISRRAYYNRDRQDKRSRDRDYMWYLWSGADSPLFGKKKMATFERYFLDDKEVQREESNMYYKLRDDQETCKRILEEFGLDPEKSHIVNGHVPVKVAKGESPVKAGGKLFVIDGGMSKPYQKVTGIAGYTLIYDSYSLILAEHAPFESRRNAIQEEVDIVSTRSMIERATDRILVGDTDTGVQIKGQIEDLNRLLEAYRKGTVKVKSAE
- a CDS encoding alpha-L-rhamnosidase, which produces MNDKQTLTLLLILFLSATTFGQVSVGGLTCELLKDPAGIEILQPRLGWKIESDQRDIHQTAFQILVASTAEKLAADDADCWNSGKIDSDQSQLISYSGKELQSADNCFWKVKVWTNKGESEWSEPAQWSMGLLYFKDWRARWIGFDKAFPWDDDSFHARLSARYFRKEFNLKKAIQEAKAYIIGLGLYELSLNGEKVGESVLAPSPTDYHENIKYNIYDLTDELKKGENALGVVVGNGRYYATRQHYKGYKIKNFGFPKLLFQLVVKYTDGTTEYVISNNSWKGTADGPIRSNNEYDGEEYDARKEMPGWDTVGFDDSNWLEPEYVEQPDGKYEAQLNTNMKVLKEIKPVSVREQSPGKYILDLGQNFAGWLHLNVNGNAGDTITMRFGEILQDDGELFTTNLRDAQATAQYIVRGAGVESWEPKFVYYGFRYVEITGWPGKPTVDDFIGKVVSDDMAVHGTFSTSNAMINQIYHNAYWGILSNYKGMPVDCPQRNERQPWLGDRTVGCYGENFIFDNAALYRKWVDDIAYSQKPDGTVSDVAPAYWRYYSDNMSWCGTFLMVADMLYQHTGDTEPIIKHYAGMKKWLSYMEARYLEDGIMTKDSYGDWCEPPATIEEGRGKSADQKYPSALISTAYYYHYLELMQRFAKLSGNEQDIAGYQEQAGKVKDAFQITFYKAEQKGYGDNKLTENILAVAMGLVPDLKKEEVVGTIVKTIEETNNGHLSTGVIGTQWIMRTLTENGHADWAWKLATNTTYPSWGYMVENGATTIWELWNGNTAAPKMNSYNHVMMLGDLLIWFYEDLAGIKSSDQAVGYKQIEMKPQLIEGLDSVNASYKSPYGTIASSWTKTKKKFEWSISVPANTSALVSIPASSLNDIKESGKAIAGNAAFNVVKTEDGRVVLEVGSGSYHWTSKL